The Ziziphus jujuba cultivar Dongzao chromosome 12, ASM3175591v1 sequence TAATGTGATTTGGAGGTGGCCAGAAATATTTGGGATGACATGATGAAAAACCAATTTTATGTGGTAACATCTCATTGTGTGAAGAAACACATGCTTTACTGTATCTGTCTATTTTAGTGTTGATGCCTCATATAGAATGCAGTAACCTCTTTTTAATAACTTTCTTTTATGGTAGGTGATTGACAAGTTTGATCAAAATGTACATTTTGTTGAAACTGATATTGAGGACAATCCGCAAATAGCAGAAGCAGCTGGTATTATGGGTACCCCATgtgttcaatttttcaaaaacaaggaaaatttgAGGTTGTTTTTCTTCTATACTCCTGGTGCTTGTCCAACTGTCAAATCTGGTTCAAAGGGAAAGCGCCATCGTTTGATACTGACTAAAACCCTTGAGTGGACCTTAAATTGGTGCATACTACAGAGCATGTTTGATAGGTATGTTAAACTTGACCATGCATTTCTTGTCATGGATTTCTGTTCATATTTAAGATACATATTTTGATTGGCGCGTACAGTTGGACATATGTCAAGATGTAATATGTAAAATGTCCATTTCATATATCTTAGACAATATGTAGAAGACaagaagttatttttaaatttggtagTTCTTACAAGTTTATTCTTTTCAAAGGATGGTTACTTCTTATCCTAGATGCTTTATTGAACTTTATACCTTGCCTTTTAAAAGACAAGGTGGTAATGCAAAATAGAGATAGCCCTCAAATAGTCAGACAACCCTTTATAATGAGGAaatttgaaatgtttaaaaACTTGATATAATTAAACCTATGATTTTATCCAAGgatttgacttttgttcattttccaGTAAAAACATGTCacgtttaattttttgtttgcaatttgatatcttagaatgaataaattttttgcaatcaatttatttggtttgaattctgatttttccttattttatttacaaccgataatttaaaaacttagaaCCCCGGTGGAGTTGGAAGGTTTGAGAAAAGCAAACATTCGAGATGGCGTTGCAGTGGTGCAATATCTTGTCTGGTTGGATAAGCAGGTAGTTCGTGAAACTTGTGCATCTATTTATTTCTTGGACAAGTAGTCAATATACCAATTTTGGAGGAAAAGCTTTTTATGAAagcaataaaactaaaaaataaataaataaataaaaagatgtctAAGCTTTTAGTGCATATACAGATGCAGGAGATATATGGGGTTTCTGGTTACTTCTTGGAGGGAGACGAAGTGactaagaaaaaacaattgtaagttcattttttgtttttttgttttttttttttttttttaggttgatatgcaacatctaacatttgattgaaataCTAGTTGAGATGTATTGTAGCCTAAATATTGCCTGAAAGAGGAATGTAAAAGGACATAAACCGTATCAGACAACTTGTTAGTACACAACTTGTGTATATTTCTATGTGTCTGCATGCAATGCTCTGCTTGTACAGTTTCAATACACACTAATTAAATAATGATGCAATGATTGCAGGCAAACTTATAGAGGTGACTGCAAGCGATAAGCTGGAGAGTATCGGCATGGTACAGGCCACGAAATTGGGTCTTACCTTAATGTTCATGAAGGCAAGTGTGTTTTACTACTTTTCTCTACTATTACTgggtatgagctattgcctcaattgttagatttgaacatttatacttctttatggatactctaggtctttaactattttctttaaaacttg is a genomic window containing:
- the LOC112493248 gene encoding probable Xaa-Pro aminopeptidase P; this translates as MGTPCVQFFKNKENLRLFFFYTPGACPTVKSGSKGKRHRLILTKTLEWTLNWCILQSMFDRTPVELEGLRKANIRDGVAVVQYLVWLDKQMQEIYGVSGYFLEGDEVTKKKQL